From the genome of Toxoplasma gondii ME49 chromosome XII, whole genome shotgun sequence:
CCATCCGTCACTGACAGAAAAGGTGAAAGGTAGCTTCGCCAGCCGTACCTTCATCTGCAGGGGCTCGAGAATCCTTTAAAAAATGCCAGTGGCAGGCGTGGAAATCCCTTGTAATAACGAGCCGCACTtcgaagacacagtcagggAAAACTCTTTGAATTTCCTCGCGCATACGTGGATAGATGCGTAGATCTTTGCACACACAGGTAAAGAAGTCATGTGGAGAGGCACATAGACTATATTTCTTgagcttctctcctttctgtgcGGAGACTGGGAAACAGCCCACGTGTatcgagaagaaagctgtTGTTCTTCACAAGAAAAGCGAACGGTTCACGACCCACTTTTTCGCCCACTGGCGaacaaacacaaaaaacCAGCAAAAACTTTCAGTTTCCTGGCCCCTGCTCCAGCCTCTGCATTTTTCCTCGCACTTCCACAAACACCCGAAACGACTGAACACAACCAAAGACATCCCGcacttctctgtctcttctcgacaatatataaatatataaatatatataaatatatatatatatatataaatatgtatatatatgtatatatatctatagaTAGAAATGGAAACGTTTATCTGAGTAAGGATTTTTCTGTAGGAACTCTgggagacaggcagaacTCTTTGCTTGCATGCGACCCGCGAGCCGGAGAGGGAATTTTCCGAGTTCCCTCGAGATCACggttcttgtctttttcgagCACCAAACTGCCCCCGTCGGTTCGACACTCGTTACAGACTTCCAGATCGACCGAAAccgtgtacatacacatcgacgcgtgcatgcgcatatCAACGCATCTGAAAGACGCGCAGATTTTCGCACTTTTTTAGAAGCATATGCGTTCACTTTCCTGGCGCCAGGCTTTGCCCGACTGTTCAGATGGGTCCACATGCTCGCGCTTCCCAAAGAAGAGGTCTTTTTTGCGAAAGTTGTCCCCtaggaaaaaaagacgcgTCTTGCCCAGGCGAGCGTAGAGGCGCTGTAGAGACGTCCTGCACGAAGCAGCTGCAGTTTTGGCGAAAAATTCAAACCACCGGACTTGGCTCGGCCATGGCAAACGCCTTCGCAGCAGCTAAAGCGCCTGAAGCACCCGCCTGCGCTGGCTGagcttctccactcttcaccTCCCGCAAATGCGCGCCCTTTGAAGCTgttgaagaggaagaaaactgcgaagaagactgagaagaaaactgcgaagaagactgcgaagaagattgcgaagaagactgagaagGGATTCTTTGTTGGGCGTAAGGGCGTTCTACGCGAGCTTGTTCCACTCGAGAccgaagcgaagaaagcgtttctctcagagtctcgttctctcgctggAGAGACAAGTTCGACATGCGTGCAGCTTCCACCTGGTACGTTAAGTCTGCGGCAAAagcaaggaaaagagaagaaattcGAGCAAGAAGGGAGTGTGGGGACCAGTCTCTCCTGAAAACGACTAATGCAGGACCGACAGAGGAAGCATGTGCGAAGAGCAACGAACTCAGTGAATCTCAGCATTCTCTGCAGACACCAGCCGCCGCATCTAGAGTTCTCCCGCGACCTCCCTTGCTTCGTGATCTCCTCGTTTGCTTTTCCTCTACCTGCCTTGTGCAGTTTCTCCGACCTGCGCaagccttttttctctgctgcgaCAGAGCACTCGTGTCTCACCTGTGAGGAGCGTCTGCAGATCGAGGACTCTCTGAACGATAGATTCATCCGTCATTCTGAACATCCACAAGTGACCCACTCGCACAGCCTGCACAAGCTTGCAAGCGTCCCCAAGAGACGGAAGTCTCTCGGTCTTTTGCCCGGTAAAAACGAAAACAACAAGCAAGTCTGAGagttcctttcctcgttttcgtttACCTTCCCTCCCCCCGGATCCCACACAAAGAACAGACATATCCCGACATGAAACaacgcctctctcccctgtctctaaaccttcttccttctcgtcttttccttccctctccttctccctctcttcttcttcctccccttcctctttcctcgaccTCCGTATCCACGCTCGACGTCGGATAAATAGATATTCCTTTGCTGGCAATCCAAGAAATGGCACATCTGTGTGTATCTGTTGCTTCCACGTTAAATGACACACGACCGCGCGAACGTAAAAAAACATGATATTTCTGgatatccacatatataatatgtatacatatatacatacacacatatacatatacatatatatatatatatcttgcatggtgaagaaaaaaagattTGTTAAATTGCGTAGAGAACAcaatttccttctccctaCGTTGCGAGCGTTTCGCGATCGAGGACTTGAAGGAGATCTCCGGCAGAAGTCTGCAGATCGACTCCGAGCTGAGCAGCGATGTGGTGGAGATCGACTTcggctttctctgctgcttcttctctctcttccgtttccccctctct
Proteins encoded in this window:
- a CDS encoding hypothetical protein (encoded by transcript TGME49_300180~Signal peptide predicted by SignalP 2.0 HMM (probability 0.824) with cleavage site probability 0.346 at residue 54), whose protein sequence is MEATASLPSSALSSSSSSSPPSASSSSSPSASSSSSSLSASSSSSSLSASSSSSSPLTNTELPDKCEGRAEKEKEEKEREGNEEESESDEGACGGSRGSQEETLRQEVACQGEKTPAGQLPEEKSKEETEQREGETEEREEAAEKAEVDLHHIAAQLGVDLQTSAGDLLQVLDRETLATMTDESIVQRVLDLQTLLTDLTYQVEAARMSNLSLQRENETLRETLSSLRSRVEQARVERPYAQQRIPSQSSSQSSSQSSSQFSSQSSSQFSSSSTASKGAHLREVKSGEAQPAQAGASGALAAAKAFAMAEPSPVV